GCCCAGGCGAACATGCCACACAGATAGAGCTGCCCATCGGTGGGATGAAATCGGCCGCGCATCACACCGGTGGGAAACAGTGGCACTGGGAGTTCGATCATTCCACCTTGCATCATGCCGCCTACATTTTCGTGCGGCACGAGGAACACTTTGCCGTAGCCATACGAGAGGTTCAGCAGCGAGCCTTTCAGCGGGCCCCAGCGATCGCTCTCGACCCACAGTAGTTCGGCAGGCGATCGATCGAAAGCGTTGGTGATCCAGCAGAGTGGCGGCACCATGGCAGCATCCGACGAGTCGGTGACGTCGTGATAGCCGAGCATGTTGCCGTAGAACTTCGGTTTGCCCTTGGGGTCGACTGTCACCCAGTTGATGCGATTCTTGGGGTTCCAAAAACCCTCTTGATCGGTGACGACAAACGAACCATCGGGATTGAGACAGACGCCGTTGGCGGCGCGAAAACCGGTGGCCAGGATCTCGGTTCGCGAGCCATCTTTACTCACTCGCAGCAGCGTGCCGTGATGAGGAACGACAGCCGCCTTTCCGTGACAGCCCGATTTGGCGTAGTAGAAATTTCCAGCGGCGTCGGTTTGCAGTCCCATCGCAAATTCGTGGAAGTGCTCGGTGACTTGATGGTCGTTGTTGAGGGACTCGTAGAAGTCGATTTCGCCATCGTCGTTCAGGTCGTGGAGCACGGCGAGTTGATCGCGACAAGTGACGTAGATTTTCCCCTCCACGATCTTCAAGCCGAGCGGCTGATACATGCCGGAAGCGATTCGCTGCCAGCGGAGCTTGCTCGTTGTCGCTTGGTCTTCTGCTGCAGGGGAAGCGGATGGCTCGACCAGCCAGACATCACCATCCCACGAGCAGACGGCGATGCGGCCATCGGGGAAGAAATCGAGCCCGGTGAAACGCGTTTGTGCGAGCCACGGGTTCGACTCCGGAGCGGTCAGCACATCGGCGGCGAAGGGACCAGTTCCCGCGCCGAGAATCGCTTCGGTCTCGAGTTTTTGCGGCCAGCGTGGTGCACCGCCGCGCGTGAGTGGCGCAAGATCGCGATCCGCTTCGGGAATCGGCTGATCGGCCCAGCTCGGGGCTGTGGTGTTTGCTACGTTCTTGGCGACATTGCCAGCGGCGGCTGAATCGGAGGGGAGCCAAAGGGTGAATCGCAGCGGCGCATTGCCTGCAGGAATCTTGAGTCGCAGGCGCCCATCCTCGGCTGTCCAGGTCAAGGGCGTGCCGCGTGGCGCAAGGCCGGCGAGCAGCGGCGCCGCGCTCGACTCCACGGGGGACAATCCACGCCGGACCACCGCATCGCGGCCGCCCGTCGAGGCGTCGGCAATTTTTTCTCCTGCAGCATCGCTCAGCTTCCACGCGCCGACGACCGATTTGTCGTCGTCGCGCGGCTTCGTGGCGGAGGTGAGCTCCTCGGTAAGTTGGCGCTGATAAAAACGAACCTCAGCAATTTCCCCTTGGAAAAAGGTCGCGGGGCGCGGGAAATCGGGAGTGGTGAAGCCGATTCGGACGCGGCTGTTCTCGAGCGGTCCCTTGGCGGCCAGTTCCCCTTCGCCATCGAGTTTGCCATCGACATAAAATCGAACGCGGCGCTCCGATTGCTGCCAAGTGAGCGCCACATCGTGCCACTGGTTGTCGTCGACTTTCGACTTAGCCGAGACCGCGCCGACCCAGCCGATATCGAACGTCAATCGACCACCACGTAGAAAGAAGCTTTGTCCATCAGGGGTCCATTTCGGTCCCGCTTCGCAGAGCGAAAACAGCGTTCCATCGGTTTTTGTTTTGATGCGTGCAGCGATGGTGAAATCTTTCGTCGTGAGATCAAACGCTTTCCCATCGGCCACTTCGAGGTAGGTGTTGCCGTCGAATGTGACGCGCTGATCGCGGGGAGCCGATGCCTCGGGCATGGGGGGCGCAAAGAGCACCACCGACTGATCGGTCCCCTCGACAAACGTTGTCACCGCCTCGCTCGCAGGATGCTCGGCAACTTGTAAAAACAGATCGCGATCGCGCGGGCCGATGTTGAATGTTCGCAGCAGTAGTGGCGCTGCTGATTCGCGTGGCAGCAGCCGTGGCGACTCGAGCACTTCAGTCGTTCCGATGGTGTACGAGAGAACCACATCCTGACCGTGATGATAGAGCCCGCGATACTTGCCCCACGAACGTGGCAACGGGCCATAACGTTTTCCATCACGACCTTCGACCCGCTGATCGTCGACGAACGAGCCACTCTCTGGGCTCCCCCAGCCAGGTCCGGTCGAGTTGACGAACGCTGTTTGTCCAACGATGCGCGGATGCACACCATGAGCGCCGTTGAACTGAATTCCTTGCCAGTCGATGAAATTGTCGTCGGCATTTCCCGAGCCATTCCAGGCCGCAGCAGCGCGAAGCGTGTCGGTATCAAACATCATCCAGTGCCGACCGCGCGAAACGCCCCCTGCCCCGGGATCGAGCCTGATCGCAATTCCTTTGTAGGCGATGTTATGCGCCAGCCCTGGAATCTCGAACGTGTGTGTCAGGCTCGGACCATAATCCATCGCCGACCATGGGACAATTTTGCTCGGCTCGGGACCAAGCGTGTCCCCCTTAGGAAGGCGCGACAAATAAGAAGGATCAACCGTCACCAGTTGCGACGGATTGTGGGGACGGAGATAAGTCTCGCGGATGTAGTGCACCACATCGTACTTCTGTACGGGAACCATCCACGTTTGCGGGGCCATCAGCCCAAAGCCGTGCGTGAGTGTGCGGTACATCGAGAGTGGATCGCTCCCGTTCTTGAACTTTCCTTCGGCAAAACGAAGCGACGTCGGGAGCGAACCGGGACGCTCTTTCGTGCCGTGACAATTCGCGCAAACGCGCTGATAAATCGCTTCGCCACGCTTCAGCGAATCGCCATTCCAGTTGCTGATGAGCGCGGCATGATCCAAATGCTGCTCGTACTCGGGAAGGGTGAACGTCAGCAGCGAAGCGGCTGGCTGCAGTTGTTTGGCCCGCGCTGCGCCACCGTCGCGAATTTCCATCAAGTAGCGAATCAGGTCCAAAAACTGCTGGCGGCTGTTGAGCTGGTTCACCTGTCCGGCCGGCATAATCGAAGCCTTGTTCACCTTCAGCTGATCGATCTCTTCGATGTCGATCGTGAGGGGCTCGCTCCCGGGTGTCACATCGCGGACAACCAGTTTCTCAGCGGTCCGCTCGACCAAGAGCGCAGTGCGCGAGCGACCATCGGCGGTCACTACCGTTACCGATTCAAAGCCTTTGCGAATCACTTTCGAAGGAAGGAGCACCGATTCCACGAGCGATTCGTCGGTGACTTCGCGCCCGAGCGCCGCGAGATCGGGACCTAAGGAGTTCGGGGCTCCATTTCCAACGGCGTGACATTTCGAGCAAGCCATGTGCTGCTGAAAAAAGAGGACCGCCCCGCGAATCGCGTCCCCCTCGAGCTTGGCCTGCGCGGCGAGATCGGCTGCAGGAACCTGGCGCAGATCGTCTTCGAGTGTTTGCGCTCCGCTCGTGGCGGTCATCCAGCCAAGGGCGATGAGCGACCAAATCGAACAGCGCAGCGCCGTGCGGCTGATGAAAAACGAGATCGCTTGGATGCTGCTTACTTGGGTGCAGTTCATTCGTTGTCTCACGTCGATTTTCCAATTGTCTCGGGAGGCGTGTCTGCTGCGGACGATCCGTTTGCCGTGCTCTACTATTTTGCGTCGATCGGAACTTCGCAAAACGTAAGCGCGGCGATCCCATTCTGCCCGTAGAGCAAGTTGTCGGGGCTCCACGAAGCACTGTCGAGATAGGTGATCGTCGTCGATTTCGAAGGAGCGGCGAGTTGCAGCGTCACCAGGTTGCCACTCGCGCTGCCACTCTTCACTTGCTTTGGTTCCCCTGCGAGATGCAACTGCGTCGCCAGCGCATCGTCCCACACCATCGGCTGGTCGAACTCCAGCACCACTTGCTGCCGCTCGCCTCCAGTGAAGTAGGCCCGCTGCAAATTGGCGGGTGTCACCACCTGGCGAGGCTGATGAGCATAAATGTTCTGCTGCACCAGCGGATGGATCAGCCGCGCGAATTCGGCATATCCGGCAGCCGGAAAATGGCAACCTCCAGGCGGCTTCACACCGAGCGTCGACATCACGCTCAGGTTTGAGAAGAGGCGCGGCAACGTCCGCTGCACTTCACGCAGGCGGTTATCCGATCCATTGATTCCCATCGCGCACGATTTCGGCCAAATCTGAAACACATAGTAATGCTGCAGGTTGGGATAATCCTGTTTCCAGCTCCCGGCGAGATCGACAAAGAACTGGCGATAGGTTTCGTAGCCATAGCCACCGGTCGGGCCATCGGCCCCTTGATCGTTTTCCCCTTGATGCCACAAGATTGCGCGGATGCCGTGGGTTAACTTCGCCTGCTGCACGCGCCACAGAAGACGGCCATAGATTGTACTGACATCGGTGGGGTCGTCGGCATTACGCTGATGCTGATCGATGCGTGTCCCCCCTACTGCGCCATTGATGAGGCAAATCGGCAGTTTCTCACTTTCAACGAGTCGCCGACCGAGCTCCATCCCCCAGTAGCCGATCTGGAGTTTTCCTTCTGGGCTACGGGCTTCGGCATTGCCCCACTGCTTCAGCCGTGCCCCTTGCGGATCTCCCGAAGTTGCCCCAAACGTGCGCACCCAGTCGCTTGCAACGAGTGGATTTTCTTTCCCAAAATCGGTCGCCACGGCGTTCGACTGACCGATGATCAGGTACGCATCGCCGCACACAATATTTTTCGCCGTGTGGAGCACGCGCTCTTTGTCTCCCTGCTTCAGCCCCATTTCAGCACGATACTTCACGAGCCCCGCTTTCAGCTTCACGGTGAGAGCATATTTTTGATCGGCACCGACGATGGCAGTCGCGGTTGCGAACGGCTGATCGTCGGCAAAGACCCGCACAAAGACGGCATCGGCCTTTTCCGGCAACGTGCCGGCGTAGACCAGTTTCCCTTCGCTGGTGGTATGTTCGCGCGCGATGAACTGCCCATCTTCGGGAGCTTCTTCCGCTGCCAGCTGGCGCTCGATCCAAGGTTCTTCAGCGCGGGGAGGCTCGGTGACCGCAATCGTCACCGTCTCGCTTATCTTTGCTCCGCCGTTATCGATCGTGGCAGTCACTCGCAGCGGGCCGCTCCCTTGAGCGCGCTTCAGGATCAGCTTGCTGGCAGAAGGCTCGCCAATTACCGCGACATCTTCCAGAGTCCAGCGAACAGCGAACTTCCCGACACCGCGCTGCTCGAGCTCGGCCAGATTGACGATCTGCGGCACCACCTCGATCGTCTCACGGCCGTTCCAGTTTTTGGGTCCCTCGAGAGTAAAGCGGGGCTCGGGGAGCGACTCGGTGATGGTGATGGGGATCTCTCGCTTGCGGACTTCACCGGCGTAGATGGCTTGCACGGTGAGTTTTGCTGTCTCGTCCCCCACGACGCGCCCTGCCGCGAAGGTGTAAGTAAAGCGATCGGTCGCAACGACCGAAGTTTCTCCTGCGTGATCGAGGATCCAGTACAGTTTTTGAGCGCCCCCCGCTTGAAGCGTGAGTGTGGCACTCTTCCCTTCTTCGACCACCAGTTTCTCGGTTGAAACCGAGAAGTCGTTGCCCGGCTGCACGAGCGGACCTACCAGCGTTTGCGACGGCTTTTGATTTTCGTACTGCAGCTTGATCCAGTCGGCGGAACGAACCACCTGCGACACACGAACTTCATCGAGTGCGCCGACGAAGTCGAAGTTGTTGTACCACCCCCCGAGATAGAGCCGCGCAGGGCTTTTCAGCTTCAGCGGCGAACCTTGGCTCTTGTTGACGCCATCGAGCACACCGTTGACATAGATCCGCGCTTCGCCGTCGCGATAGGTGTGGACAATCTGATTCCACTGCTCGGCGACGAGGCGGCTTTCGGTGGCGACATTTCCCCCCGAGAAATAGCAGTCCATCCGAACTTGCGGCGGGCTCCGAAACTGCATCACCACTTTCCCTTGCGCTTGCTCGTTTCCCCAGCCGATCAGCGTGGCGTTCGGTTTCTCGGCGCGGAACCAAACTTCGGTGCTATGCGAACTCGCGTCGGTGGGATAACTGGCAATCATCTCACCACCGACGACTCCGCCACGATCGGCAAAATGGCGTGCTCGACCAATCACGCCCGCCGTGTCGGTCGTCCCTTTGTCGGTGGCGCTGAGCGAGCCAACTTCGTCGCGCAGCTCGTCGTTCATATGCCAGACGCTGAGAAAACCGTTCGAGGCCTGAAAGACCGCGTTCCCATTCGACTCGCTTTGCGCGGCGGGATTGCCCCAGAACATCTTGATCGCTTGCCGCGATTTTCCCACGACGAGCGGCACGCGAACCCAAATGCTGGCGCTACCACCAGCGGGATCCCACGTGTCGATTTGATACGCCAATGGCTCGCCGGTGGCGAGGGAGAATCGCAAATCGTCTCCCCGTGGATGAGCCTCGGCGAAGTTAAAAAAATCGCGATCGAGCCGCACCAGCACCGGGAACTGCTCGACCTTCGCTTCCGCCGGCAAATTGGCCCCCTCGGGGGTCGTTAGAAGCCAGAGCGAACCGGTATGTTTCCAAGCCGCTCGGCCGCCAATTGCTGCGCCGTCTGGCGTTTGCGAAACTTCGTCCTTCGCATCCACTGGCCAGAGCTCTTTCAGCACGGCAACCATCCCGGGATCGTATTTCTCGAGCTGATCGCGCGTGTAGGGAAAAAAGTCGTTGGTCGAGAAATAGGCCTCGGTGCATTCGGCAAAATATTCCATCGGACTAGTGAGGGCATAAGCTCGCTCCTCGGCGGTCCGTCCATCACCAAAACGGCGCTCGACGCGCTCGTAAAGTCCCTTCGT
This window of the Pirellula staleyi DSM 6068 genome carries:
- a CDS encoding DUF6797 domain-containing protein, giving the protein MNCTQVSSIQAISFFISRTALRCSIWSLIALGWMTATSGAQTLEDDLRQVPAADLAAQAKLEGDAIRGAVLFFQQHMACSKCHAVGNGAPNSLGPDLAALGREVTDESLVESVLLPSKVIRKGFESVTVVTADGRSRTALLVERTAEKLVVRDVTPGSEPLTIDIEEIDQLKVNKASIMPAGQVNQLNSRQQFLDLIRYLMEIRDGGAARAKQLQPAASLLTFTLPEYEQHLDHAALISNWNGDSLKRGEAIYQRVCANCHGTKERPGSLPTSLRFAEGKFKNGSDPLSMYRTLTHGFGLMAPQTWMVPVQKYDVVHYIRETYLRPHNPSQLVTVDPSYLSRLPKGDTLGPEPSKIVPWSAMDYGPSLTHTFEIPGLAHNIAYKGIAIRLDPGAGGVSRGRHWMMFDTDTLRAAAAWNGSGNADDNFIDWQGIQFNGAHGVHPRIVGQTAFVNSTGPGWGSPESGSFVDDQRVEGRDGKRYGPLPRSWGKYRGLYHHGQDVVLSYTIGTTEVLESPRLLPRESAAPLLLRTFNIGPRDRDLFLQVAEHPASEAVTTFVEGTDQSVVLFAPPMPEASAPRDQRVTFDGNTYLEVADGKAFDLTTKDFTIAARIKTKTDGTLFSLCEAGPKWTPDGQSFFLRGGRLTFDIGWVGAVSAKSKVDDNQWHDVALTWQQSERRVRFYVDGKLDGEGELAAKGPLENSRVRIGFTTPDFPRPATFFQGEIAEVRFYQRQLTEELTSATKPRDDDKSVVGAWKLSDAAGEKIADASTGGRDAVVRRGLSPVESSAAPLLAGLAPRGTPLTWTAEDGRLRLKIPAGNAPLRFTLWLPSDSAAAGNVAKNVANTTAPSWADQPIPEADRDLAPLTRGGAPRWPQKLETEAILGAGTGPFAADVLTAPESNPWLAQTRFTGLDFFPDGRIAVCSWDGDVWLVEPSASPAAEDQATTSKLRWQRIASGMYQPLGLKIVEGKIYVTCRDQLAVLHDLNDDGEIDFYESLNNDHQVTEHFHEFAMGLQTDAAGNFYYAKSGCHGKAAVVPHHGTLLRVSKDGSRTEILATGFRAANGVCLNPDGSFVVTDQEGFWNPKNRINWVTVDPKGKPKFYGNMLGYHDVTDSSDAAMVPPLCWITNAFDRSPAELLWVESDRWGPLKGSLLNLSYGYGKVFLVPHENVGGMMQGGMIELPVPLFPTGVMRGRFHPTDGQLYLCGMFAWAGNATSPGGLYRLRATGNAMHLPVELHATKAGLKLTFTEPLDPAALDVKSMQIKTWSLKRTAGYGSPHLNEQPLEVRSAKLSADGKTLTLDVEKLQPTWCMEIKYDLRAASGTPVQGTIHNTIHALAD
- a CDS encoding DUF2341 domain-containing protein, whose amino-acid sequence is MPKTLLALLAAILLVSPFFAPTAAALDDAPPPDGQPAVAGHQRKTILGWSLLINDQLLEKQPKETERALELLKLQLEEIVRVVPAASVAELRKVPLWFSPEYAGVQPRAEYHPGAGWLRDNQRNPAMAKGVEFTNIRTFERETKRMPNFALHELAHAYHDRVLDKGFGNVAVKTAFEHAKTKGLYERVERRFGDGRTAEERAYALTSPMEYFAECTEAYFSTNDFFPYTRDQLEKYDPGMVAVLKELWPVDAKDEVSQTPDGAAIGGRAAWKHTGSLWLLTTPEGANLPAEAKVEQFPVLVRLDRDFFNFAEAHPRGDDLRFSLATGEPLAYQIDTWDPAGGSASIWVRVPLVVGKSRQAIKMFWGNPAAQSESNGNAVFQASNGFLSVWHMNDELRDEVGSLSATDKGTTDTAGVIGRARHFADRGGVVGGEMIASYPTDASSHSTEVWFRAEKPNATLIGWGNEQAQGKVVMQFRSPPQVRMDCYFSGGNVATESRLVAEQWNQIVHTYRDGEARIYVNGVLDGVNKSQGSPLKLKSPARLYLGGWYNNFDFVGALDEVRVSQVVRSADWIKLQYENQKPSQTLVGPLVQPGNDFSVSTEKLVVEEGKSATLTLQAGGAQKLYWILDHAGETSVVATDRFTYTFAAGRVVGDETAKLTVQAIYAGEVRKREIPITITESLPEPRFTLEGPKNWNGRETIEVVPQIVNLAELEQRGVGKFAVRWTLEDVAVIGEPSASKLILKRAQGSGPLRVTATIDNGGAKISETVTIAVTEPPRAEEPWIERQLAAEEAPEDGQFIAREHTTSEGKLVYAGTLPEKADAVFVRVFADDQPFATATAIVGADQKYALTVKLKAGLVKYRAEMGLKQGDKERVLHTAKNIVCGDAYLIIGQSNAVATDFGKENPLVASDWVRTFGATSGDPQGARLKQWGNAEARSPEGKLQIGYWGMELGRRLVESEKLPICLINGAVGGTRIDQHQRNADDPTDVSTIYGRLLWRVQQAKLTHGIRAILWHQGENDQGADGPTGGYGYETYRQFFVDLAGSWKQDYPNLQHYYVFQIWPKSCAMGINGSDNRLREVQRTLPRLFSNLSVMSTLGVKPPGGCHFPAAGYAEFARLIHPLVQQNIYAHQPRQVVTPANLQRAYFTGGERQQVVLEFDQPMVWDDALATQLHLAGEPKQVKSGSASGNLVTLQLAAPSKSTTITYLDSASWSPDNLLYGQNGIAALTFCEVPIDAK